In Brassica napus cultivar Da-Ae chromosome A3, Da-Ae, whole genome shotgun sequence, the sequence atatgGTAACTTTACATATAAGCCCTGTTCGGCGCATGGTCGCAGCGCGTCCAGAGTCAGCGACCATTGATCCCTTCAGCTAAATCCAGGCATCGGTTTCCAGCCTCATCTATCCGCcttctcatcttctctcttctAACTCCTTTGTtatcttcctgttgttcttgtTGTGTTCTTCTTGTTTAATAAGTTGCATTTGCAACAACTCTGTAAAAGACTTAAAAACCTTGGTATGAATCTTAACATTTAcacccaaaaaaagaaaaatatcgcGATGTTTCCAAATATACGTATTTACTTCGTTTGGGAAAAATGTTTGTAGCAACAAATATGAGCACACATTTTTTACTTGTAAACAATATGACATGGTTTTGATTTTCTCttcaataatttaaattttgtttgtaaacacatattatgattatatatttgaatatattatttgtttttgaatagttttgatattttgtttgaattgTTGTTTGGTATATCTACATCTTGTTTTATCCAGTCTATCTAGGATGTGTCTGGACCTTCGGCTAGGGACCGTACCGGCGCTGATACCATTTATGCCATAAAGCATCTTTCCCACGGTGGATCAAACCAAGGAGTGCAACAGCACCAGTGGTAATTTTGATCTTGTCTTCAATAAtttgaaatgtttttgtaaacatgagcaaaaaaaaaagttttgaagaTTCTAATTGAAGAATCACCAAATATATGATAGTGGTATTTATGAAATTGAAAGTTACGAAAGTTTTCTATAAGAAAGCGGAAAGGAAATAAAGTTTTGTTGGTATAGAATGAAAGAGAAATGGAAATTGaatgtttgagttttaagaACTCTAAATCAGAGGCGACCTAGGTAAGGGGAGGGTGTGGCACGTGCtacattctaattttttttaaaaaagatttttattcaaattttaggTACATGTCCCTAATTTATATGGTTATTACATGATGTGCCccatgttaaatatttttatatccttATATTAAATCTTTCTTTCACTGTGTGCCccatgttttaaaatgttatgggTCTGTCCCCGCTCTAAATTAGTTGGTCATGCTAGTTGGAGAAGTTAGTAATAATGGCATTAttgtaaataagaaaaaatgtttaggatatttatgattttaataatttttaaaaaatatatatattttgtgaatatatttggaaattttaaaGATTCAATAGAATGGATTTGGCAAAATATAGTCGAAAAAAGAGTTATATTAGCAAGACTTCAATTTTGAATCATTTTCGTAAAACCCTTTATTTATAAGTATGCATAAGCACATGCAAATCACATGGTTTTacaaataaatacaaatggaaTCCCAATAAAACACCatgttatctttctttttttttaaatcataaaaggaaatttaatgtaaatatattttaaattttcataaaaaaataaaccaattaattaatagaaacatGCGTGTAGCGAAAAACTTAGTTAGAATATAATTATCTTGTAGGTGATGGGTCCGCTGAATATAGAGTTGTTTGGAATCTGAAAATGAATTATTCAGATGACAacagttacaaaaataaaattaaaattatccagCTGACAAATTATGAAATATAAACTCATATCATCTTTTGGCATGTTTAGGGGCCATAATCTCAGCTGTACGGAGACGACACACTTGTGCCAGAGGGGGAACACAATCTTCCCAAGTATTCAAAGGGTAATCTCAGAACAAACCGTTGACTTTGTCATTAATTGTTAATGCTAACCCCAAGATATTTGAATCGAGGATTACCATAAATTACTATATAAAGACATAAATGTGCACCCCACCTTTCATATCAAACATAAAAAGTCAGCAAACAAAGGCATattcctcttctctttctaaATATTCAGATTCAAGGATCTCCATGGCTATTCACAAGAGCCTCTTCGCTTCACTTCTAATCTGCTTACTGTTCCAAATTAGTCATGGTGCTACCAAAGAAAGGCTCTTCTCTGACCTGGAGAAAGGTGCACTTGAGGTCACCGCTAAGCCCAGCCGAGAAGGCGGTATGTATATTTTCATAAGAATATCCATCATTCGCACTTCACTTCGACAAATATTTGGTGTTCAAATTTTCGATTTTgctttttcatttctatgtctttttttttaaatgttgggCGATCAGGGTTCGGAACCCCACTTATGTTGGAGACTATAGAGGGTAGATTAGTTTAGATTTCGGCCAACCCTGATAAAAAAAGCACTTAATAAGTATTTGAAATAAACTATGCAACTTTTATTACTATCAAATATCACTGAGAAGAGCTGAGTAATTTACTAACGTCAAGGCTGATCAATACTTAATATAtggtttttcagttttggaTGCCGGAATTGACAAGTTGAGCATTACATGGAAGCTAAGCTCGACAGCTACAAAAGAGGCTGAATTTACGACCATCAAAGTAAAGCTATGCTACGCTCCGGTCAGCCAAGTTGACCGACCATGGCGCAAGACCGAAAATGAGCTCTTCAAGGACAAAAGCTGCCCACACAAGATCATTACCAGGGCCTATGATAAATCCCCTCAATCATTCGAATATACCCTCGAACGCGACATCCCTACCGGGACCTACTTCGTTCGTGCCTACGCAGTTGATGCCAAAGACCATGAAGTTGCCTTTGGACAGAGCACGAACGAGGCCAAGTCAACCAATCTCTTCAGCGTTCAGGCTATCAGTGGTCGCCACAAGTCCTTGGATATTGCCTCCATCTGCTTCAGCGTCTTCTCTGTCCTGgctcttcttgtcttctttgtCAACGAGAAGCGGAAAGCCAAGATAGAGCAGAGCAAATGAGTCGTTTACTTTGCGTAATTGCGACGTTGAGCAAAAAGGATTTGactttgaattttctttttcttttcttttatcagTTGCTTTTGTTTTGTTGCTTACTTCCTTCTCTTTTCTACTTTTATATTACATATTTGTATCATTATATAAGCCTTTCATATGGCGCCAAAAACTAATCCTATCGTGGTGATATGTTGtgtgttttctatattttttttgggcaatgttttttatatattttaatactctTTTTGATATATTCATATACACCGGTTCATTCCAATCACCTTCTACATATTAGAAAAAGATAacacaattttaaattttataaacaaatgcagcataagaaaataatatgacTGCTGAATTGAAAAAGGATTTTgataatatactttttttttgtaacttagaaatttgttttttgGATGTAAAGGAACGTGCGGTTACTGCtttaaaacgaaaaaaaaatggtaaatagTTTCAGAAAAATGTGGTTAatcgaaattttatttttgcgAAATTGCAACGAGATTAAACAATAAATGTTTGACGTGTGAGCCTGGAAATTTGATACTGTTTTGAACATTTAAGAGATAAGCATGATAAATTGCTGACAGCGATCCTGATCATCATTTAGATTAGTTTGTAACAAAGATCTAGTTTGGGGTCACTCAAAATGTCAAATATGTCGACATTATGATAATATTAACATGTGTCAAAAAATAATACTTCTCCTttctattttacaaaaaatgttatcttgacatttttattatacaaatgatgttattttaaaattcttatacaatttatatttatttaaaattaatattaattataaaatgtatttattttataaatagttttaattatctcaaataatatttattaaataactataattaataaaaatatgaatatattttaattattttttttaatttacagaaaAATGTCGAATTCCATCTTTTTGCAAAACGAAAGAatatatctaaataaaaatatgaatatattttaattattttttatatttatagaaaatgtcaaatttccatttttttgtaaaacgaGGGAGTATAGTATATATCTAGTGACATACAATAATGTTTATTTGAATAATGAGTATAAGAGAATCTTCAACACATTAATAGTTTCACTTTTATAATAGCAGAGGTGAAAATGTTCTAActcacttttattttttattctataataataaactatattttttctatttatagaaaacaaaatagtattttttatttttatttttagaaaaatacattCAAACATATCTTCTTTGTATTATaaaatttctctattttaagATGAAAATGgcaaaatacattaaacataGTTTCATATACTTTTTGCGCAATTGCATATTTTATGCGCAACTGCATAAGTACATAAAGGCGAAAATGTGGACATAATTTTTGTCcagattctttaaaaaaaaatattcaacaaaaagTTGGCATACACACTCTTGCCAAAGTCgttgttatgttttgtttttttaacacaaGTCGTTGTTATGCTACCGAttgaaattttggtttttgtaaTATAAAAAGTATGCAATA encodes:
- the LOC106445804 gene encoding high-affinity nitrate transporter 3.1, giving the protein MCTPPFISNIKSQQTKAYSSSLSKYSDSRISMAIHKSLFASLLICLLFQISHGATKERLFSDLEKGALEVTAKPSREGVLDAGIDKLSITWKLSSTATKEAEFTTIKVKLCYAPVSQVDRPWRKTENELFKDKSCPHKIITRAYDKSPQSFEYTLERDIPTGTYFVRAYAVDAKDHEVAFGQSTNEAKSTNLFSVQAISGRHKSLDIASICFSVFSVLALLVFFVNEKRKAKIEQSK